The genomic interval agagactagtccGCCAAGGGCTGAGAATACAGCTCAATAACAGAACAGTCACTGGTCAagtccctgggttcagtctccatgGCTGGGGGTTAGGAAGGGTTACACAGAACAGAACTTGATCTTCCTACCTGCTCCCCTGATCTTCCTACCTGCTCCCCTGAGTGTGTGAAACAGAGCAAACTGCCGTCCACGCAGCCGATGCAGATGTATTGCTGGTAGCACCGTGGGGAAGAGAAGAGTGGCTTTCCACAGGAGCGCTTCCACACCGTGCTCCCAGAAGCCTGTCGTGGCCAAAGCAGTCGATAGCACTGGAAATTACTAACCTCGGACCTTTGCCATTTAAAGTTACATTCACttacttactgtgtgtgtgcacatgcacgtgtgtaAGTACGTGCCACGAGGCACAcgtggaggctggaggacaacGTAGGTGAACTGATTCTCACCTTCCATCACACGGGAAGGAgctgaactcaagttgtcaggcttagcagcaagtgcctttacatgCACAGCCATTTTACAACAAACGAAAACTCTTCAAAGCcagagtgacagtgacagtgacagtgacccACTGGTGCTTTGATGAATCTGGCATCCACACACTGTCAGAAAATCAGTGCTTACTGAGCAGAACTCGGACGCAGAGAACATCAGCCCAGAGCACAGTGCAAAGCAGAGCTACACATAGACCTAGAACATcagtgtaactccagttccaggggagcccATGCCTCTTCTGACCTCGTCAGGTACCAGAcccgtgacacacacacacacactcactactTACAAATGTAAAACTCAATCTTTTAACAGTTAAAACTAGCTGAAGAAACaagtaacaataaaaacataaactcCCATTTACTCCTTTTTCCAACTAATTTCAATCATTTTAAGTGAATTCTAGCTCATTAATACATGTATTATAtttaactgaaaagtttctgACTTCTcaacatcaaaattaaaaataaagataggtAAAACAAGCAACATGTGTCACTTTATACCTACAGGATTTAGGGCCAGTAAGAGTCCCCCTAGCGTAGCACAGTACAGATGGTGTGGACTCAGGCTCACACACGGAGAGGAAAAGAGAGCGCCTTCACAGTTTAGCTTCCAGACACATTTCTTTTCCTGCAAATAAGAGTCGGAATTAACTGTGTGGTGCTGTGGTTAATCAGCCGGCCTACAGGACAGCTGAAGTTTGGCTGGGCGCAACTCCATGTGTCGCTCCTCCTGGTGCTAGCATTGaccccagagccttgtgcatgttGTCCTGTGAAGCAGTTGTCACAGTCCAGGGGGATGCagatttccccttctcctctgccctccccGTTCACTCACtcggaatcctcctgcctttgcctcctcggTGTAGGGATtgcaggtatgtaccaccatgccaggtAAGTTAGTGCAAAGGCAACATGTACAcacgctcgtgtgtgtgtgtgtgtgtgtgtgtgtgtgtgtgtgtgtgtgtgcccgtgcccacacatacatatactcattcTGAATATACAACTTGGTATGCTTCTTCCACTGACTTTATAAAatgacttaaaaataattttaatacgtTGTATGCAAAATAAAATGATGTCTCTTCCTGATCTAAAAACTATTAGAAACTACTTGCTCAATCTTATAAACAactttatgtatatatttgtctgcTTCTGATTATTTTGCCAGAATagattcatagaaaaaaaatttcttcGGTCAAAGGACATGAACGTTACTCATCCACACTGCTTCTTAATTAAACTTcctatgcgtgtgtgtgtgtgtgtgatctttttTAATTAATGTCATTTTTAATGCATGTAgcaaagctgacctcaaactcgcatgtagccaaggatggtcttCCACTACCGATCCTCTTAAGTACTTTGTGCATCCTAGGCAAGGTACCAACTGGGCTTTATCCACAGCCCCTCAAATGTCTTCCCAGCTGGTATTTCTCTCATGGACACTGGCTGTCAATCATTGTAGCATGGGGAGCTATGTGCTTTGGGATCTCAGAGTCTCATTCTCGTGGCTTTGAAGACTAAAGGCCTGAGATACTTATGTCCTCAGCGGCTTCTTCCTGGGATCTTGTGTATTTATGTCCCTTGTTTTTGTCTTCTATCTGGGTCTTTCTAATTAACTTATATTTACTCTCTATTTCTATTTATACCAATAAGTGAGCTTTGATTCACTTATTTCCAAAACTGTCTTAGCCTATTTCttgtagtttttattttcatataatggGCCCTTAAAAGAGCTTACTGATAtcttactttgattttttttctgttatgatcattctaaattttttatattactgaaattatttgaaaagaagCTAAAAATGTCTAAAGATGTTAAAATTTAACTAATCACTTCTTTCCAGACCCAGTGTTATGCTTGGGCTATCACTAACTCCTGCTCCCAGACACAGAGCACGTAACAGTCACGTCCATTTCTGTGTTTATGATAAACAGTGATGAAGTGAATTCTTACATAAATGTCTAAAGCATATGCGTGCTGGTCATGAGATCCGACATAAATGAGTCCTGTGGTTGGATCCACGGCTGGTGAGCTTTTGACAGCATCTTCAGTAGTAAATGTCCAATATTTTTCTCCACTATTACTTTTTAGGACATAGACTAATCCATTATAACAGCctacagagaaacaaaatgtaaaagaTGAGACTGAGATACattgatataaaatatttaaataatgacAATTTCTATTCACACTCTTCTCATCTATTTATGCTCACCATCTGATTGAGATTTCAGTAAACATAAAGGAGAAACTGAACTACAGTCATTTGTGTAAAACCCTTACTCAGTGCTGGTGCGCTGGCACATGTCCTCAGTCCAGCTCTGGGCCTTCCCCTCCTGTGCTGAAGCGACAGTGAACACCACtacaactcctacaagttgtcctctgatttcaggAGTTCACGTACACACCCACACTGACAGAACTGGATTCCAATCTATTCTGGCTGTTGCTGGATAAATGACCAGCATCACAGAGCATCAAGTTACTCTCCTTCCATCCGACAGTTATTGTAGCCACACAAGGAAGAAAGGTGCTCAGGACTGTTTTAGAAAAGCTAACACTAGTAACAACCAATGTCTGCTGGGCATTTCCTATGTACTGGGGGCTTcttttggggacagggtctttagcccaggctagcctcagttaTCCTATTAGGGGAGGATagaccttctgatcctcctgccctacttcttgagggctgggattccaggtgtgcatCACCTACCACCTGGtttgtgcagtgctggggactgagccttGAGCATGTAGGGCAGCATTCTGCCATCTGAGCCACATCCCTGGCCTACTTTTTCAAACATTTTAGCATAATTGTGTCCACACTCATGGATGACAGCAAGGAAGCAGATTAACCAGCAGGGCAAACTTTCAAAGTTACCATGTGGCTGGCAGTGTCAGGATTTAATAAATCTAAGCGCCTGTATTCTTAGCAACTACACTGAACTTCTTTTCCCAAGTGGTGGCTGTGGATGAGAAGGTAGCAGAGATCCCAGACCTTGGTACAGTTGAgtaaaaatggtaaaaaaaaaaaaaaaaaaaaaaaaaaaaaaaaaaaaaagccgggcggtggtggtgcacgcctttaatcccagcacttgggaggcagaagcaggcggatttctgagttcgaggccagcctggtttacagagtgagttccaagacagccagggctacacagagaaaccctgtctggggggtggtgggtggggagggagggaagaaggtaaaaaaaatacaaacaaccccccccccaaaaaaaaacctacaaatgaAGTCACTACAAACACTTGGGCACATAGAAATCAGACCAAGTGGATGGAATGTGAGGGCAGCCATTTAGGAGTCTCACTGCCTACGCTATACATGGTTCTGCTCCCACCCAGGATTCAATTTCCACGACACTCTCTGTGTGGCCATCACTCACTGAGAGCTTCATTTGTGCCTTGCAGTGTACTTATGGCTCCCTGGTGTACTAATGGCTCACTTAACCCTGCTCATAACTCTGATAGTTGCCATGGGTTTAAAATACACCCATAAATTCTTAGATGACCTTCAAGACCTGGAGACCAATTCTCTCCCCAGGGCATGGACTGGACTTGATGATTTATGTTCAGTGaacaaaattaagcaaaaatgGTAGTCTCCAGTTTTAGCGAGTAGGTCTTAAAGGCACCATGTGGCTCCTGTGGCTTTCTCTTTGGGATCACCCACTCTGAGGGAAGTCAGATGCTATGCCATGCAAACATTCAGACAGCTACAGAGAGGCTCATGTGGCACACAGCTGGAATATTCTCAGCAAAAAGTGAGGGAAGAGCGAGCCTAAGGCCGGAGCCCCACGCTGACAATGCTGCCCATGAGCCATCCTGGAAGCCTGTCTTCCGGCCCATAAAGCCTCAGATGCCTACAGAGGCATCGTGAGATTTTGATCGTCAGGCTCCAAGATTCCTGACCCAAGGGATCTGCTGTGGGCTAGGAGGCTTCAATACAACGCGTTATACAGAGCAatgtgttttgttattgtttccagTTTATCCATGAGAAAAGTGAAGGTGGAAGTGCAACATCCTGCCAGAGTCAGAGTTTAGCAATACAGAGCTAGGTTTATATCCAGGGACTCTTAACTCCAAGCCGTGCTGCTAAGCAGGACAGAGTTAACTAACCACTGACCTgtgacaacaaccaaacaaccccccccccagacacacacacacacacacacacacacacacacacacacacacacaatttaactCTACGAACCCCAGATTCAGAAACTTACCCACTACAATAAAGTTTCCACATTTAGACACACACGCTGAGGATTCAATTCGATCTCCCAGAAGCTGTTCCCACCTCGTCTCCCCAGAGGACAGGTCGACAGCCTTCACTGTGTGCGAGTGCGAGCCAATATACACGGTTGTGGAGGGCTTATCCTGTACAGCCGCTCTCACCAGCAGAGGGGAGGCATCAACGCATTTGCCTGTGTCTGACCGCCACCTCTCCCGCAATGCCATCGCCATAGCCCCAACCACGGGGCTCCCCTGCTGAAAAAGTGGGGGCTTTTCCAAGTTTTCATCAGGAGCTGGAGGACTTAggctttttaatatctgagtgtTAGTCTGTGGGATTAAATCCAGAGAACAGACTGGCAGGCAGAGTCCTAACTGAGTTAAAAGCCTCCCAGCGCCAAGAGACAAAACCTGACTCCCTCTGCTCAGAGCGATCACGGAGTTGGTCTCGCCGGCATGGTTCGAAGGCCAGGCAGACTCCAGACGTGCAGGCTTCCCGCTGGCTTCCTCTGGATCAGCATCACTGAATTTCCTTTTTGTGGTGTAACTCCTGTTGGCTTTCCTGTCCTCCGGTGTGAACACGGCTTGAACGATGTGGTTGTAAACGTCTAAGAGGGAACTGCTGAGGATAACTTCCAGAAGGCCAGGGATGGCTGTCCCGGTGAGCCTCTCAATCTCACTGAGGAGCCGCATGGACTTGAGGGAATCCCCACCACTATCTAAAAAGACGGAGTTGGCGGGAACCTTCAGAGTATCCTCTGGATCCTCAGGGAGACACAGAATAGACTACAGAGGAGAGAACGGCAAGGATGGTAAGCGGTCCAAACCACCAAACCAAAGGACTTGACAATGTAGCAAGTGATACAGAGCTACAGTGCCTGTTTCACAGATAGCATCACTTTAAAGGCAGGGGGATGCtaacaattcaattaaaaatgattttctctAGACTAATGGTCATCACGGCACTACCAACTCTGTCAAGGGGTCGCTGTATAATTGCTAAATACAATTCCGCTTAGAGTAGGTATCCTATCTATAAAATAAGGAATAAACTCACAGAAACATCTGCTTTACCAACTAGCCCTCACAGCTGATATTCCCAACATGGAAATAACATCGATCCACGTCCCGTAAGTCAAACAGCTTTACAAGTGGAGTGATAAGAACGTAGCCCTCAGTTCCTAAGACCTACTAGCCAAATGCACACACTTCACAggacctttttgtttgttttttgagacagggtttctctgcacagCCCCGGCTAACCTGGAACTAGtactatagaccaggttggtgtCTCACTCAgtgatatgcctgcctctgtctccggaatgctgggattaaaggcgcatgccaccactgcctggctaaaatcTGTATCATATCTAAGAAGGCCTGCTTACCATTAAGGCACACATTAATAATGCCTTGAGCAGAAGTATGCAGCTACTGCAAGACTAGTGAGAGAAGCCCACGCGTAAGGCTAGCCCACTCGGAAGAGCATGGTTGTAacactgcaagagcagcaggcgcCGAGCCGCCCCTCGCAGGGGAAAGTAAGTCAGGCAGTAGGTAGACACCGGCACCTTTTAAACTACCTTTCTTCCAGTGAATGGCTTTGGAAGACATTTAATTAAACACTAACCTTTATTATGGACAAACTGGATTAAGGGAGGTATGCTAATTGGCATATACAATAACAGCAATAACATTCTTAAAATACTTTTACTGGCTTACTGGAGACACTAAAATTCCTTATAATGAATGAATTACAGAAatgaatttgcatttaaaaagttGTACCTTCCATAAATACTGTAATTTTCCCCAAAGTTCCTCTTTTCCATGGAGTTCATTCCTAGGCTGTGAGCTTATGTAGTCTAAATATATCTTGTTTAACTCAGAAACATCAACTTTGCCTTAATatgaagagaaaaaacaaacattaaaatagcATTTGAACTTTAACCAGGGTTTGCAGCTACGTAGTAGAGTATGTGTTGAGTGTACAAGATCCTAGGTGACTCACCCCATAAAATAAGCAACTGAGTCCATTTAGCCCCAGAGCCATTGTGTTTGTTGGTCACACTCTTCACTGTAAAGCTCAGAAATCATGGAGAACAGATAAGCAGTTTGTGGCCAAGGCTACAAAGACTGTAGTGAGTAACATGGAAGAGGAAAACAGGCCATTTATCTAAGTTAAAGAGTGCAAGATGTGGTagtgagtggggtggggggtactgcATACAAGTGAAACACAAGGAATGAAATTTACCTTGTATGAAAACGTTATAACAGGaggagcagtggtggcgcatgcctttaatcccagcacttgggaggcagaggcaggcagatttctgagttcaaggccagcttggtctacaaagtgatttccaggacagccaaggctacacagagaaaccctgtcttgaaaaaaccaaaaaaaaaaaaaaaaaaaaaaaaaaagtgtctgtgtgtatgtgcttggtgTGTAAGTCAGTACAGCTTTCAGGACTTGAGTGTCTCCTATCATACCATTAAGTCATCAAGCCACTAGACATACTTACTGAGCAACcacttttaccagctgagccacctctctggccccacattttcttttattaagcgGGTCTTACTATGCAGCTCGAGCTAGCGTCAAGCTTTGTAATtatcctacctcagcctccatagtgttgggattacaggtatgtggcTCTGTGTCTGATATATAGGAGTGTATGTAGCTTGGGCTACAAACTGAAATCAAGGCTACCCTGAAATAGCTATCAAGGTCCTGTTGCCAAAAAAGGTATATAGTTCGAAGCTAAGCAGCACTAGGCAGAACAGCAGTTCTCCCAGTGTGATGGTTCATTTTTCTGTCAACCTGTCTGAGTCTTGGGGTTGGCCCACTGTTTAACACTGATTAAACACTGTTTCTGTGTGCATCTAAATTGATATTACAGGATCAGATTAGCATGTCAATCACTGGACTCAGTACTGAAAGCAGTGTTCCCAAACTGGCTGGTGATCAGCCCAGCCCTTGGAGGcctgaacaaaacaaaagccagaagaaGGGAGTTAGCCTCAGCTTCAGCCTGGCCGTGTATGATGCCTGCTCATGGGGCTTAAACCACTggctctgctggctctcaggtCTCAACACTGAAAACCACAGTCCCGCTTTCTTAGGCCCTGTCCAGCCTGCAGTCATAGCATGAGAGCTCTGTCAGTTCCCTGTCATATTTTTATGTATCTATCTAAACACTAGATCTGTTTCTCTAGTGATCTCTGAGGAATACAGGCACTGACTAGCTGTGATGGCTGACTTGAAGGTCAACCTAACTGCATCCAGAGTCACCTAAAAAGCTGACAGATATCCCTGGCTGTGTCTGTGAGGATGTTCAGAGGATAATCGAACTGGGAAGGACCATTCCTGGAAGTGGGCTGTAGGCATAGCAAGAATCGAGGAGACAGCCTGACAAAGCCTGTCTTCgtccttctctctgtccctggtcCATCATCACATGATCTGAGctgctcactgagccatcccatcaTGGTGAACAGACACACCCTGAGACTGTGAGCCCAAATCTCTCCTCCCCTGTCAGGTACTGTCACAGGAATGCACGTGTAATTAATACTAAGCAAAATAACCTGGGGAGAAATTGCCCATCTGCAAACCACACGTCAGAAGAAGACTATCAGCTCACGGGAGCTAGTTACCAGGGTCTACCATAATTAACGCCAGTATCACTCACAATAGTCCTTCTGCAGCCATTGACCAACGAGCACCATTAGTGCTCTCCAGCACTGAGCACCCCACACCGCTTTGTCGCTTTACCATGGCATGTAAATGGCAGGGTATCGATCAGCACCATGTCATCAGGCAGGGCGTGTGCTGGAAGGTgtttctgcaattctttaaagATGCAGTCCTTTACTAAGTCAACTTTGGATACGATGAAGAGAATCAATCTTTCCTGATTATACCAAGTGACCGCGCAGGACTCCACCTGGCGAAGTTCTTCAGCAACCTGTAAGAGAGATCACCATCACTTACTCATGGAACCATCTTGAAATGAACTCCTGAAGGCTCAGATGTGCTGTCTAAACTCAGTACTGATAAAGTTACAAGGGTCTACCATAATTAACGCTAAAGCAAATAAACCAATGTATTTTCATGCATCTCAAAATCTATGTTGTCACTATACTTATTcttatgcgtgcatgtgtgcctgtgtgagctgtgtgcaccatgtgagtgcaggtgctggGGGAGACCAGAGCATGCtggatcccctgcagctggagttacacaaGGTTGGgagccatctgatgtgggtgctacaAAACCAAcccgggtcctctgaaagagcagtgagcACTGCTAACCttggagctgtctctccagcccattattGATTTTAAAATGGCCACCTCAAGCCAGGCTTGgaaacacacacctgtaatcccaacactaggaagCTCGAGGCAGGGAGCCTTGGAATTTCAGCCTCGCCTAGACTACATATagagactgcctcaaaacaaacaaacatcctcctgatggaaaaagagaaacagtgaATTACTCCTGCCTTTTATTGCAATTTTTGTTgtcgttgatttttttttctttaagataggCTTCTgctatagctcaggctggacttgaGCCGAAaccttcagcctcctgagtgacgTTCGcaggcatgcgtcaccacacccagctccatgTTTTTTGCTCTGATTAATTACAAATACAAAGGTGTCAGCTTTAGACAATGCCAATAAAAAATCTGGCATAGAAATCTGGTGACAGCTGCCTCTACTGACTTACATACAGGTAGATTTAGTTTTATTAAAATAGATTAAGATTTAATATGTAAGTGGCTCTACCTGTTGCACAAGTGCAATGTTAAGACGTTTGCCATGGCGCTTGATCTGGCTGTCCTTTCTTCCCAAGAAAAATATCTCTCCATCTTTCACAGTCACAAAGTCTCCTGTGGCTCTCATGGTGCCAAGGGGCACTGTCATTTCATCATCAAGAAAACACACTCTGTTCTTCCCACCTTTCAAAGACAAAGTTGAATGTCATAAAATCCATGGGAAATTGATTTACCAATATCAAAATCAAAGAACCTCTAAATTTCAGTAACTAAGACTCAAACCTTGATTATTTGTATTAAAATGAGGTGACTTTTAAATGATACCTgaaccgggcggtggtggcgcaagcctttaatcccagcacttgggagacagaggcaggcagatttctgagttcgaggccagcctggtctacaaagtgagttccaggacagccagggctacacagagaaaccctgtctcgaaaaaaaacataaaacaaaaaacaacaacaaaaaaaaaccaaaacaaaaaaaatgctaCCTGATAAAATTAGGCGCAGTAACTTACGGAGCTAgtaaagagataaaaataaatttatttataaaactatGTATGATTTTAAATATATCCTTAGAATACTGCTGCTAGACATAGTTTTATCTACAAATGCTAACATTTCAAGTTAACTTTCTAAATTATTAGAAACTGCATGTAAAATAATTCAGGTAAACTCTAAATATTTCAAGATTATGAAAAGATTAAAACTTATCACTGAAAAGTACATTCcacataaaaaaatcataaaatgaataaaaaacgaagctgatttttctttttggaaaacaaacaaacaacaaatacaaGCCAACCTAAAAATACTTGGCCAGTGCCTTCGAGAACTGGAGAACCATTTTGGTCTCTGACTTCAATCACCGTTCCAAGTAGTGGCGACCCCAGCTGCACAGGGGATTCATGTCTGCAAAAAACACACCCAGAGCAAGTTTAAGATTTTCATTTGAGCAGGCGATTTCCCAGTGTATTAAAATTATACTATAGCAAATAAAGACAAAACAGTTTACCGTACAATTCAAAGACTGCATGAGGAACAAGTCTGGCAGAAAGGGATGTGTTACCAATTCAGTCCCAAGAGGGTCTGCCAGGATCTCGAGATGAGTTACAGGAAAGATTTAGATTCTTAACTTGTACCACTAGATAAAATATCAGGACAGCGCCTGACAAACCCATTAGCCGGGTTAGGAGCACGGCTCCCAGGCAAGAGTGTGCTTCCTACGCAAGGACATGACTTGTACAGCCACCATGCTCAACTGCCACCCCAAACAAAAGTCACTCCCCCCAGCATTAGTGCTAAGGTCTCAGAAAGGGACAGCCCCTATCCTTGCACCCCTCTACTGAGCATAACTAAAGCCCTTACTTCACGGCAGAATTAAGAATCTCCTCTGGGATCCTGTAAAAAGTGGCCCAGCTGGATACCTCTGTGATACCATAGATGTTAAATATCTGGGTTCTGTTGCCTTTGCCTCGCCAGCTTTTGAGGATGGTCAGCGAGGGGAAGGCTTCCCCACCGAGGGCCAGGACTCTCAGAGACGTATGCGCTGACAGGACAGTGGACTTGATGAGCTCAGATCCAAATCTTCTCAGCAATGTTGGCGTTGCCTGGAAATGCAAACACACCACTTAGTTTCCTCCTAATTAATTCAAATTCTGCATTTGGAGCCCATGTGGACATTAaggctgtgtttttcttttttttttttttaatttaattatttacttgtttattttgtggtatgtttgtatgtgtgtgtgcctgcagaagccagaagagcatcatatgccttagaactggagttgtagGCATTTGGTAACAAACagacacaggtgctgggaactgaaccctgccCTATGAGAGAGCAGGAAATACTCTGACCCACtgggtcatctttctagccccaaggCTAATTTTCAACTGGCTTTTTATAAAAAGCCCTGAGTAAATATTTCACAGTGCATCCATGTTGTTGTACATATAAACAGCTCACTGCCTTTTTATCAAGTGGTTTCCACTATATAAATTAGGCCTTTTTCCATACAAAATCTAGGATCAACTTGTGAATTTCTACAGTGTTTTCTGGGATTTTGGTAGAACAGTACATGCAAATTATGTTACTGCACTCTTGACAATGCTGCAGTTGCTACATAAATGTCAGAAGCCTATTTGCACAGGTAGGTCTTTAATTTCTATCAACATTATACAGTTTTTAGTGGATGAGTCTTGCTACTCTTTAAACTTATTCC from Mus musculus strain C57BL/6J chromosome 5, GRCm38.p6 C57BL/6J carries:
- the Aasdh gene encoding beta-alanine-activating enzyme isoform X3 gives rise to the protein MTLQELVLRTASVYMDRTAVCFDEGNNQPPVCYSYKALLSAASELSHFLIAHCDFGGIREIGLYCQPGINLPSWILGILQVPAAYAPIDPDSPPSLSTYFMKKCDLKYVLVEKQQLSKFKSSHETVLNYDTVSVEHKDLALFRLHWEDGRVSTVLGDRADQHKVTDREDRVSAESRTPEKEHMDMRHDGCLAYVLHTSGTTGTPKIVRVPHACILPNIQHFRSLFDITQEDILFLASPLTFDPSVVEIFVSLSSGACLLIVPTSVKVLPSKLADILFSRHRVTVLQATPTLLRRFGSELIKSTVLSAHTSLRVLALGGEAFPSLTILKSWRGKGNRTQIFNIYGITEVSSWATFYRIPEEILNSAVKHESPVQLGSPLLGTVIEVRDQNGSPVLEGTGQVFLGGKNRVCFLDDEMTVPLGTMRATGDFVTVKDGEIFFLGRKDSQIKRHGKRLNIALVQQVAEELRQVESCAVTWYNQERLILFIVSKVDLVKDCIFKELQKHLPAHALPDDMVLIDTLPFTCHGKVDVSELNKIYLDYISSQPRNELHGKEELWGKLQYLWKSILCLPEDPEDTLKVPANSVFLDSGGDSLKSMRLLSEIERLTGTAIPGLLEVILSSSLLDVYNHIVQAVFTPEDRKANRSYTTKRKFSDADPEEASGKPARLESAWPSNHAGETNSVIALSRGSQVLSLGAGRLLTQLGLCLPVCSLDLIPQTNTQILKSLSPPAPDENLEKPPLFQQGSPVVGAMAMALRERWRSDTGKCVDASPLLVRAAVQDKPSTTVYIGSHSHTVKAVDLSSGETRWEQLLGDRIESSACVSKCGNFIVVGCYNGLVYVLKSNSGEKYWTFTTEDAVKSSPAVDPTTGLIYVGSHDQHAYALDIYEKKCVWKLNCEGALFSSPCVSLSPHHLYCATLGGLLLALNPASGSTVWKRSCGKPLFSSPRCYQQYICIGCVDGSLLCFTHSGEQCL
- the Aasdh gene encoding beta-alanine-activating enzyme isoform X8, with the translated sequence MTVAWLMSSIPQGPRGHRRLSECPMHAYCLISSTSGNQTVYMKNNSIKNEVWAIHYESHRSLFDITQEDILFLASPLTFDPSVVEIFVSLSSGACLLIVPTSVKVLPSKLADILFSRHRVTVLQATPTLLRRFGSELIKSTVLSAHTSLRVLALGGEAFPSLTILKSWRGKGNRTQIFNIYGITEVSSWATFYRIPEEILNSAVKHESPVQLGSPLLGTVIEVRDQNGSPVLEGTGQVFLGGKNRVCFLDDEMTVPLGTMRATGDFVTVKDGEIFFLGRKDSQIKRHGKRLNIALVQQVAEELRQVESCAVTWYNQERLILFIVSKVDLVKDCIFKELQKHLPAHALPDDMVLIDTLPFTCHGKVDVSELNKIYLDYISSQPRNELHGKEELWGKLQYLWKSILCLPEDPEDTLKVPANSVFLDSGGDSLKSMRLLSEIERLTGTAIPGLLEVILSSSLLDVYNHIVQAVFTPEDRKANRSYTTKRKFSDADPEEASGKPARLESAWPSNHAGETNSVIALSRGSQVLSLGAGRLLTQLGLCLPVCSLDLIPQTNTQILKSLSPPAPDENLEKPPLFQQGSPVVGAMAMALRERWRSDTGKCVDASPLLVRAAVQDKPSTTVYIGSHSHTVKAVDLSSGETRWEQLLGDRIESSACVSKCGNFIVVGCYNGLVYVLKSNSGEKYWTFTTEDAVKSSPAVDPTTGLIYVGSHDQHAYALDIYEKKCVWKLNCEGALFSSPCVSLSPHHLYCATLGGLLLALNPASGSTVWKRSCGKPLFSSPRCYQQYICIGCVDGSLLCFTHSGEQCL
- the Aasdh gene encoding beta-alanine-activating enzyme isoform X9; the encoded protein is MVSQRHESPVQLGSPLLGTVIEVRDQNGSPVLEGTGQVFLGGKNRVCFLDDEMTVPLGTMRATGDFVTVKDGEIFFLGRKDSQIKRHGKRLNIALVQQVAEELRQVESCAVTWYNQERLILFIVSKVDLVKDCIFKELQKHLPAHALPDDMVLIDTLPFTCHGKVDVSELNKIYLDYISSQPRNELHGKEELWGKLQYLWKSILCLPEDPEDTLKVPANSVFLDSGGDSLKSMRLLSEIERLTGTAIPGLLEVILSSSLLDVYNHIVQAVFTPEDRKANRSYTTKRKFSDADPEEASGKPARLESAWPSNHAGETNSVIALSRGSQVLSLGAGRLLTQLGLCLPVCSLDLIPQTNTQILKSLSPPAPDENLEKPPLFQQGSPVVGAMAMALRERWRSDTGKCVDASPLLVRAAVQDKPSTTVYIGSHSHTVKAVDLSSGETRWEQLLGDRIESSACVSKCGNFIVVGCYNGLVYVLKSNSGEKYWTFTTEDAVKSSPAVDPTTGLIYVGSHDQHAYALDIYEKKCVWKLNCEGALFSSPCVSLSPHHLYCATLGGLLLALNPASGSTVWKRSCGKPLFSSPRCYQQYICIGCVDGSLLCFTHSGEQVWRFAAGGPIFSSPCVSAAEQEIFFGSHDCFIYCCSKEGHLRWKFETTARVYATPFAFSNHPRSDDALLAAASTDGKLWVLESRSGELRSVYELPGEVFSSPVVWESMLVIGCRNNYIYCLDLLCGDKNNQV
- the Aasdh gene encoding beta-alanine-activating enzyme: MTLQELVLRTASVYMDRTAVCFDEGNNQPPVCYSYKALLSAASELSHFLIAHCDFGGIREIGLYCQPGINLPSWILGILQVPAAYAPIDPDSPPSLSTYFMKKCDLKYVLVEKQQLSKFKSSHETVLNYDTVSVEHKDLALFRLHWEDGRVSTVLGDRADQHKVTDREDRVSAESRTPEKEHMDMRHDGCLAYVLHTSGTTGTPKIVRVPHACILPNIQHFRSLFDITQEDILFLASPLTFDPSVVEIFVSLSSGACLLIVPTSVKVLPSKLADILFSRHRVTVLQATPTLLRRFGSELIKSTVLSAHTSLRVLALGGEAFPSLTILKSWRGKGNRTQIFNIYGITEVSSWATFYRIPEEILNSAVKHESPVQLGSPLLGTVIEVRDQNGSPVLEGTGQVFLGGKNRVCFLDDEMTVPLGTMRATGDFVTVKDGEIFFLGRKDSQIKRHGKRLNIALVQQVAEELRQVESCAVTWYNQERLILFIVSKVDLVKDCIFKELQKHLPAHALPDDMVLIDTLPFTCHGKVDVSELNKIYLDYISSQPRNELHGKEELWGKLQYLWKSILCLPEDPEDTLKVPANSVFLDSGGDSLKSMRLLSEIERLTGTAIPGLLEVILSSSLLDVYNHIVQAVFTPEDRKANRSYTTKRKFSDADPEEASGKPARLESAWPSNHAGETNSVIALSRGSQVLSLGAGRLLTQLGLCLPVCSLDLIPQTNTQILKSLSPPAPDENLEKPPLFQQGSPVVGAMAMALRERWRSDTGKCVDASPLLVRAAVQDKPSTTVYIGSHSHTVKAVDLSSGETRWEQLLGDRIESSACVSKCGNFIVVGCYNGLVYVLKSNSGEKYWTFTTEDAVKSSPAVDPTTGLIYVGSHDQHAYALDIYEKKCVWKLNCEGALFSSPCVSLSPHHLYCATLGGLLLALNPASGSTVWKRSCGKPLFSSPRCYQQYICIGCVDGSLLCFTHSGEQVWRFAAGGPIFSSPCVSAAEQEIFFGSHDCFIYCCSKEGHLRWKFETTARVYATPFAFSNHPRSDDALLAAASTDGKLWVLESRSGELRSVYELPGEVFSSPVVWESMLVIGCRNNYIYCLDLLCGDKNNQV